The Flavobacterium sp. IMCC34852 genome contains the following window.
AAAGATTTTAATAAAATAAGTTGGTTGAGAAGAATGATTTAAGAAATCACAATTTTTGCTGACCGTTTTTTATCAAATACCTATTTTATGAGTCAAAAATTGACTATTCTTAATTTTTATCCCTTAAATTCATCATGGGCTTTTCATAAAAACGGTATAAAAAATAACTCAAGATGATGGTTATTAAGATATAGGAACTTAAAAAAGCAACCAATTGAATAGTATTTTGGTCATCGATAATAATGTATTCTTTCATCAGGAGTAAAATTACGCTGTAGTGTAATAAATAAATAGAATAGGAAATCAAACTAATAAAAGTGACCGGAATTTGAAACCGGGATTTCTCTGTTTTCCATTCGGATAAAAAGGGCAAAAAACAGGCAACTGCAACTGATATTAATGGTAAATAAAACACATTCCACAACATAGGCGTGACTTCAATTAGCCAACCCAAAAATCCGATTCCGACAAATTGAAAAAAGAACAAAAGCATTCCAATAACAAAAAACAGCAATTTATTTTTTTGCCAAAGCGAAGTATAATTCAAATAAATCCAACTGCAAAAAACACCTATGAAAATGCTATCTAAACGATAAATCACGACGGCTTTCAGCGAAAGATTCCATTGGGTTAATGTGGTATTTTGGGTGGTGTAATGGTAATAAAATTTGGCAAAAAAGAAAACCATAATCAGCGTGATGACTGACCATAAGAAAAAACGCGACTTGTTTTTGGGTTTGATAAAACTACCGATTATTAATAGAAAAAAAGGCAAAGTGATATAGGCAAATTCTTCAACAGACAAGCTCCAGGACTCGGGAAAGAAAGGCAACATTGTGGAGTTTAGGTTTTGGATGAAAAAGAAATATTTCCACCAAGACAACGCGGCATAGCCTACAAAAGAGGCGATTGCTAAATTAACCAACAAGATTAAAAAGTAATTGGGCAACGTACGAAACCATCTTCGCTTCAGGAAATAGAAAACAGTTTGTATGGAAAAGTCTTCTTTGAGATACAATTGGTATAAAATTTTACCAATCAGGAAACCGCTGAGTACAAAGAAAATTTCGACACCAAAAAACCCTGACAAGACTAATAATTGGTGAAAAAGATTCTCCCTCTCGGGAATAATCCAGACGCAATGACCGAACAATACCATTAAAATGGCTATGGCTCGCATTAGGTCGAGACCAAAGATTCTGTTTTGCAAGGATTGATTTTCCAATATTTTATTCATTTTTTAAATGTAACAAAATATTGAAACCGAATTACAACAATTTGTCGATAATCATTTCTTCGGTGATTCCTTCGGCGTCGGCTTTGTAGTTTTTGATGATTCTGTGACGTAAAATTCCGGTCGCAACCGCT
Protein-coding sequences here:
- a CDS encoding acyltransferase family protein encodes the protein MNKILENQSLQNRIFGLDLMRAIAILMVLFGHCVWIIPERENLFHQLLVLSGFFGVEIFFVLSGFLIGKILYQLYLKEDFSIQTVFYFLKRRWFRTLPNYFLILLVNLAIASFVGYAALSWWKYFFFIQNLNSTMLPFFPESWSLSVEEFAYITLPFFLLIIGSFIKPKNKSRFFLWSVITLIMVFFFAKFYYHYTTQNTTLTQWNLSLKAVVIYRLDSIFIGVFCSWIYLNYTSLWQKNKLLFFVIGMLLFFFQFVGIGFLGWLIEVTPMLWNVFYLPLISVAVACFLPFLSEWKTEKSRFQIPVTFISLISYSIYLLHYSVILLLMKEYIIIDDQNTIQLVAFLSSYILITIILSYFLYRFYEKPMMNLRDKN